A section of the Ignavibacteriales bacterium genome encodes:
- the fusA gene encoding elongation factor G, with the protein MPDYKSEQIRNVSVIGHAGTGKTSFCEAVLFSSGVTNRMGNVTEGNTVSDYHEDEIEKQMSINASVMNAFWKKSKGDKIKINLIDTPGFMDYIGEVVSALRVSDTSIITLDASKGREVGTEITFHNTKHYRNNIIFVINKLDHENINFEKVIDQLRESFGSRVAVMQFPVNSGTGFNAVVDVAKMKLLKFSTDGSGNYTEEDIPEDQKAKAKEYHQRFVENIAEEDEELMEKFFEGDENLAPEDIEKGLLLGMQERKIFPVFCAAADKNIGIKPILDFIADYTESPLDKHPEHAHKPGSDSEVEVKADPNGEPTIFIFKTVSEKNIGELSFFRVYSGKVTHGMDMVNEANGKSERLSQLFSMNGKNRKEMDAVICGDIGAVVKLKDTHTNNTLSSKNNPVVLPNIKFPDPNITLAIHAKNKGDEDKIATALHSFHEEDPTFISSFIPETRETVISGQGESHLETVIKRMKEKYKLEVEVKDPKIPYRETIRSTANDIEYKHKKQSGGRGQFGHVHIKIEPLERGQGFEFVDKIVGGVIPGRFVPAVEKGINEVLKNGVVVGCPVIDVKVTLFDGSFHNVDSDENSFKIAGSMAFRKGFMEAAPVIMEPIYDVEVVFPEEFMGAVSGDVSSRRGRIQGMEAEGHLQKLKAQIPLSEMNGYSSTLRSLTQGRGTYKRKFSHYEDVPREVEMKIIEQYKAEKEEAA; encoded by the coding sequence ATGCCTGACTATAAATCAGAACAAATCAGAAATGTATCTGTCATTGGCCATGCCGGAACCGGAAAGACTTCCTTTTGTGAGGCAGTTCTTTTCAGTTCCGGAGTAACCAATCGAATGGGAAACGTTACCGAGGGTAACACAGTTAGTGACTATCACGAGGACGAGATAGAAAAACAAATGTCCATCAACGCCTCAGTGATGAATGCCTTCTGGAAAAAGTCCAAAGGCGACAAAATAAAAATTAACCTCATCGATACACCCGGTTTTATGGATTATATCGGGGAAGTCGTATCCGCGCTGAGGGTTTCAGATACTTCCATTATTACGCTCGATGCATCAAAAGGCAGGGAAGTCGGCACCGAGATCACTTTTCACAACACAAAGCATTACCGTAATAACATCATCTTTGTTATAAATAAACTCGACCACGAAAATATAAATTTCGAGAAGGTTATTGACCAGCTTAGGGAAAGTTTTGGTTCGCGTGTGGCAGTAATGCAGTTTCCTGTGAATTCCGGCACCGGTTTTAATGCCGTTGTTGACGTTGCTAAAATGAAGCTTCTGAAATTCTCCACCGACGGTTCAGGTAATTATACCGAGGAAGATATACCCGAAGACCAGAAAGCCAAAGCAAAGGAGTACCACCAGAGGTTTGTTGAAAATATCGCTGAGGAAGACGAGGAACTTATGGAAAAGTTCTTCGAGGGAGACGAAAATCTCGCGCCGGAAGACATTGAGAAAGGTCTTCTTCTCGGTATGCAGGAAAGGAAGATATTCCCGGTATTCTGTGCCGCTGCCGACAAAAATATCGGCATTAAACCAATTTTGGATTTTATCGCTGACTATACCGAGTCACCGCTCGATAAACATCCGGAACACGCGCATAAACCCGGTAGTGATTCAGAGGTCGAAGTCAAAGCCGATCCGAATGGTGAACCGACGATCTTCATATTCAAAACCGTCTCGGAAAAGAACATCGGTGAGCTTTCATTCTTCCGTGTCTATTCCGGTAAGGTCACGCATGGTATGGACATGGTAAATGAAGCTAACGGAAAATCAGAACGCCTTTCACAGCTTTTCTCTATGAATGGAAAGAACAGAAAAGAAATGGATGCTGTTATCTGCGGAGATATTGGAGCCGTTGTTAAACTAAAAGATACTCACACAAATAATACACTTAGCTCTAAGAACAACCCGGTTGTACTTCCTAATATCAAATTTCCCGATCCGAATATAACACTCGCTATCCATGCGAAAAACAAAGGCGACGAAGATAAGATTGCAACGGCGCTCCACTCATTCCACGAGGAAGACCCGACGTTCATTTCTTCATTTATTCCCGAAACAAGAGAGACAGTTATCAGCGGGCAGGGTGAATCACACCTCGAGACTGTTATAAAAAGAATGAAGGAAAAGTATAAGCTAGAAGTAGAAGTAAAAGACCCGAAGATTCCTTACCGTGAGACTATACGCTCGACTGCAAATGACATCGAATACAAACACAAGAAACAATCCGGCGGACGCGGACAGTTCGGGCACGTTCATATAAAGATAGAGCCTCTCGAAAGAGGACAGGGATTCGAATTCGTCGATAAGATCGTCGGCGGTGTTATTCCCGGCAGGTTCGTTCCGGCTGTTGAAAAGGGTATCAATGAAGTTCTCAAAAACGGCGTCGTTGTTGGATGCCCGGTCATTGACGTTAAGGTAACGCTATTCGACGGCTCTTTCCACAACGTTGATTCGGATGAAAATTCATTCAAGATTGCCGGCTCGATGGCATTCCGAAAAGGATTTATGGAAGCCGCTCCGGTTATTATGGAGCCGATCTATGACGTCGAAGTGGTGTTCCCGGAAGAGTTCATGGGAGCTGTCTCGGGCGATGTATCTTCGAGAAGGGGACGAATACAGGGAATGGAAGCCGAAGGACACCTGCAAAAGCTTAAAGCGCAGATACCTCTTTCCGAAATGAACGGTTACTCATCTACGCTTCGCTCGCTCACGCAGGGCAGGGGAACGTACAAGCGCAAATTTTCCCACTACGAGGACGTACCGCGCGAAGTGGAAATGAAGATCATCGAACAATACAAGGCGGAGAAGGAGGAAGCCGCATAA
- a CDS encoding mechanosensitive ion channel family protein codes for MSLILYLASVFSLFQGKDDKDYVGLLASYWERFLNSLPQIVIALIVIIVFFIIAGLAGRTLKRNLLKRMEDQLLPVFLGRILRWTIILIGLFIAVNVLGYGGVASGLLAGLGASALIVGFAFKDIGENFLAGVILAFNRPFDIGDVIVSQDYTGTVKEVDMRVTTIKTFDGNDVFIPNSMIIKNPVLNYTMEPTRRHEFIVGVEYASDLGKAVQAVRSVLQDNKEVLDDPAPDVILNDFGSSSINIMVRFWVNNGYLTRSQFDVKSDVIKEVKEKFDAEGIDIPFDILQLQIHDKNQPIPLDVTKKESKK; via the coding sequence ATGTCGTTAATCCTATACTTAGCGTCCGTATTTTCTCTTTTTCAAGGTAAAGATGATAAAGATTACGTGGGTCTGCTTGCGTCCTATTGGGAGAGGTTTCTCAATTCTCTTCCGCAAATAGTTATAGCATTAATAGTTATTATAGTGTTCTTTATTATTGCAGGACTAGCCGGGCGTACGCTGAAACGCAATCTACTGAAGCGAATGGAGGACCAGCTCCTTCCTGTTTTTCTCGGAAGGATACTTCGATGGACGATCATTCTAATCGGTTTATTCATTGCGGTTAACGTTCTTGGATACGGCGGTGTCGCGAGCGGTCTGCTTGCGGGACTTGGTGCTTCCGCTCTAATAGTTGGTTTTGCGTTCAAAGACATAGGAGAGAATTTCCTCGCGGGCGTAATACTTGCCTTCAACCGCCCGTTCGATATCGGTGACGTTATTGTTTCACAGGACTATACCGGGACGGTTAAGGAAGTCGATATGCGCGTGACAACTATAAAAACTTTCGACGGAAACGACGTCTTTATCCCTAATTCGATGATAATAAAAAACCCGGTGCTTAACTATACTATGGAACCCACGCGCCGTCATGAATTTATTGTTGGTGTGGAATACGCGAGTGACCTGGGTAAAGCAGTACAGGCGGTACGATCCGTTCTCCAAGACAATAAGGAAGTTCTGGACGATCCCGCACCGGATGTTATTCTAAATGATTTTGGTTCAAGTTCAATAAATATTATGGTTAGGTTCTGGGTCAATAATGGATACCTTACTCGCTCGCAGTTCGACGTAAAGAGCGACGTGATAAAGGAAGTTAAGGAGAAGTTCGATGCGGAAGGAATAGACATACCGTTTGATATACTCCAGCTCCAGATACATGACAAAAACCAGCCTATACCGCTGGATGTAACAAAGAAAGAGTCAAAAAAATAA